From a region of the Fischerella sp. JS2 genome:
- a CDS encoding amylo-alpha-1,6-glucosidase, with the protein MTPDILMTPERIFLDGKTFVPAELLPIPEWPCVISERPQLTLTVKDDDLFLVTDTLGNLSACSLADGNPSMGLFCADTRFLSRLELQIDGRSPVLLSSTADKGFSLSVLCTNPRVDDRLQADTVGIRREIVLNGALFEELEVSNYSTSTINFELSISFDADFVDLFEVRGFGREKQGKLLRLVEPTFIEDTVVSLDGASPPKLHPAIPTDKSLTLAYQGVDGLVMESRINFQHRLPDYFKGYTAIWQLELASHEKQKLGYRVNMLTNYKPSSTVSAPVTLSQAKAAETMEEQNWVQEITRIRTDEKGAVNRVIERAEEDMYLLRQSFGKYKTVSAGVPWFSALFGRDSIITASQTLMLNPQIAKETLILLSQYQGKVEDEWREEEPGKILHELRLGELARCQEIPHTPYYGTVDATPLWLMLYTEYYAWTHDTETLENLWSNALAAMEWIDRNMKATGYLSYQRKSRRGLANQGWKDSGDCIVNRKGELANGAIALCEVQGYVYAAKMRLAEIARMKKRLDLSDRWQEEARNLKLRFNRDFWMEDQDFCALALDGDGKQVDSITSNPGHCLHLGIFTPEKAYSVAERLRAPDMFNGWGIRTLSSLSPAYNPMGYHIGSVWPHDNSLIAMGLRSLGLVDQALELFEGLFDMTKKQPYHRPPELFCGFERISDDSSPVQYPVACTPQAWATGSIFQLLHMMVNLVPDAPNNCLRIIDPALPESINRLSLHNLRVGPTILDLEFERSGNTTACRVAKKRGNLRVVIEA; encoded by the coding sequence ATGACACCGGATATATTGATGACACCGGAGAGGATTTTCCTGGACGGAAAAACTTTTGTCCCCGCAGAGTTACTACCTATACCTGAATGGCCTTGTGTAATTAGTGAAAGACCACAGTTAACACTTACGGTTAAAGATGACGACTTATTTTTAGTTACAGATACTCTAGGTAATCTTTCTGCATGTTCACTCGCTGATGGCAACCCTAGTATGGGGCTATTTTGTGCTGATACGCGCTTTTTGAGCCGTTTAGAGTTGCAAATTGACGGGCGATCGCCTGTTTTGTTAAGTAGTACTGCTGATAAAGGTTTTTCACTGTCAGTTTTATGTACTAATCCGAGAGTTGATGATCGCCTCCAAGCTGATACAGTGGGAATTCGCCGAGAAATAGTGCTAAATGGCGCCCTGTTTGAAGAATTAGAAGTATCTAATTATAGTACAAGTACAATCAATTTTGAACTTAGTATCAGCTTTGATGCTGATTTTGTAGATTTATTTGAAGTTAGAGGCTTTGGCAGAGAAAAGCAAGGCAAGCTTTTACGTCTCGTAGAGCCGACATTTATAGAAGACACGGTAGTTTCTCTGGATGGTGCTTCGCCTCCCAAACTTCACCCTGCTATACCTACTGACAAATCTTTAACACTGGCTTACCAGGGTGTAGATGGCTTGGTAATGGAATCTCGCATAAATTTTCAGCATCGGCTACCAGACTACTTCAAAGGTTACACAGCAATTTGGCAGTTAGAGTTAGCATCCCATGAGAAGCAAAAATTGGGCTATCGAGTGAATATGCTCACCAATTATAAGCCCAGTTCTACTGTTAGCGCTCCTGTAACCTTGAGTCAAGCAAAAGCTGCTGAGACAATGGAAGAGCAAAACTGGGTGCAAGAAATTACACGTATTCGCACAGATGAAAAAGGTGCTGTCAATCGTGTAATTGAACGGGCCGAGGAAGATATGTATTTGTTGCGTCAGTCTTTTGGTAAATATAAGACTGTTTCGGCGGGAGTACCTTGGTTTTCAGCACTATTCGGGCGGGATTCTATCATTACAGCTTCCCAAACCTTGATGTTAAATCCCCAAATTGCTAAAGAAACTCTGATTCTCCTGTCTCAATACCAAGGTAAAGTCGAGGATGAGTGGCGCGAAGAGGAACCAGGTAAGATTCTACACGAGCTACGGTTAGGAGAATTAGCTAGATGCCAGGAAATTCCCCATACTCCTTACTACGGTACTGTTGATGCTACTCCTCTGTGGTTGATGCTATACACCGAGTACTATGCATGGACACATGATACAGAAACTCTAGAAAATCTGTGGTCGAATGCATTGGCGGCGATGGAGTGGATTGATCGCAACATGAAAGCCACTGGCTACCTCAGCTATCAACGTAAATCTAGACGTGGTTTAGCTAACCAAGGTTGGAAAGATTCTGGTGATTGTATTGTCAATCGTAAAGGTGAATTAGCTAACGGAGCGATCGCTCTTTGTGAAGTGCAAGGTTACGTCTATGCAGCTAAAATGCGCTTGGCAGAAATTGCTAGAATGAAGAAGCGGCTGGATTTATCAGATCGTTGGCAGGAAGAAGCCAGAAATCTGAAGCTGCGGTTCAACAGAGATTTTTGGATGGAAGACCAAGATTTCTGTGCTTTAGCTTTAGATGGAGATGGTAAACAGGTAGACAGTATTACTTCAAATCCTGGGCATTGTCTACACTTGGGTATTTTTACACCAGAAAAAGCTTATAGTGTGGCAGAGCGACTGCGCGCACCTGATATGTTTAATGGTTGGGGTATTCGCACCCTTAGCAGTTTGTCACCTGCTTACAATCCGATGGGATATCACATCGGTTCTGTATGGCCCCATGATAATTCTTTGATTGCGATGGGATTGCGATCGCTTGGTTTAGTTGATCAAGCCTTGGAACTTTTTGAGGGTTTATTCGACATGACTAAAAAGCAGCCCTATCATCGCCCTCCAGAATTATTTTGCGGTTTCGAGCGCATCAGTGATGACAGTTCCCCTGTACAGTATCCTGTGGCTTGTACACCCCAAGCTTGGGCTACTGGCAGTATTTTTCAGCTGCTGCATATGATGGTGAATCTAGTCCCAGATGCACCAAATAACTGCTTACGAATCATCGACCCCGCTTTGCCTGAGTCAATTAATCGCCTATCGCTGCATAACCTGCGAGTCGGCCCTACCATCCTTGATTTAGAATTCGAGCGTTCCGGTAATACCACAGCTTGCCGTGTTGCTAAGAAACGCGGAAACCTCCGAGTAGTAATCGAAGCCTAA
- a CDS encoding DUF2973 domain-containing protein, translated as MLHLLYILAFTILACIAVANLIRNLIMFSFDRDRSYPARYSSMANQGNYPYVASRRAFTPHPELLDDSGNIIKEPLLVMRSINVDDARQQLDALYESSPGQKSETQEEG; from the coding sequence ATGTTACATCTGCTTTACATTCTGGCTTTTACAATTCTTGCTTGTATAGCTGTTGCGAATTTAATTCGCAATTTAATCATGTTCAGCTTTGATCGAGACCGGAGTTATCCAGCGAGGTACTCGTCAATGGCAAATCAAGGTAACTATCCCTATGTAGCATCTAGAAGAGCATTTACACCTCATCCAGAATTATTAGATGATTCTGGCAACATCATCAAAGAACCCTTGTTAGTAATGCGTTCGATCAACGTCGATGATGCCCGTCAACAACTTGATGCCCTTTACGAATCTTCACCAGGACAAAAAAGCGAAACCCAAGAAGAAGGCTGA
- a CDS encoding DUF2605 domain-containing protein, translated as MRDSNLSEPELLKTILQPLLDDFQYWFVRSRDFLETEQLNFMSTQEQSALLERVKQAQEEVNTAKMLFTATEGQVGIDMATLMPWHQLLSECWKVAMYFRTENPSSQQQDNR; from the coding sequence ATGCGAGACTCAAACTTATCAGAGCCTGAGTTGCTCAAGACAATTTTGCAACCACTACTGGATGATTTTCAGTATTGGTTTGTGCGATCACGTGATTTTCTAGAAACAGAGCAACTTAATTTTATGAGCACTCAAGAGCAATCTGCTTTGCTAGAGCGAGTTAAGCAAGCTCAAGAAGAGGTGAATACAGCCAAGATGCTGTTTACTGCAACAGAAGGACAAGTTGGAATTGATATGGCAACCTTAATGCCTTGGCATCAATTGTTATCAGAATGCTGGAAGGTAGCGATGTATTTCCGCACTGAAAACCCAAGCTCACAACAGCAAGATAACAGATAA